GGCTCCATTACCTTCCTGCTGTAACCGAAGTACTGATGCCACCAACTGGCCACGAAGTCATCCTGCTCCAGCATACTCGTCGCTGGGAGCACGATATCCGCTAGCTTCGCGGTCTCCGACCAAACTACTTCGTGGACTACCTTGAAGAGGTCCTTCCTCATCATTCCTTTCCTGAAGAGAGCCGCATTGGGGAGAGTTGCAGCCGGGTTCGAGTTGTAGATATATATGAACTTGAATTTGCCGTCAGCTAGCAAGCGGGGGACGTCAAGCATATTCACCTTCCTCCCGCTCCCGAGGTGGGAGGCTTCCAAGTAATCTATATCGAAATCTCTCCAAGAGTTAGAGTAGAAGAAGCCCCTATGCACTCCCACTAACGCTGGGATTAAGGATATCAGCCTCACGGCCTCAGCGCCGTATTTGGTCTTCTGGACTCCCTTCCCTATGTAAGTCACGCTGGGCTTAAGCTCCGAGTAGCTCTCCGCCAGATCCCTTATCTCCTTCTTGCTGACGGATGTTAGCCTTTCAACGAGATCCGGATTGTATTTCGAGATCAGCGATGCATAATGATCGAAACCCTCAGTGTATTTCTCTATGAATCCTGAATCGACCCCGAACTCGTTTATTATATACCAGGAGACTCCAGCTGCTAGTAGCGTATCCGTGCCCGGCTTCGGTCTCAGATGCTTACCTAGCATAGAGGCCTTAGTGACCCTCGGATCCACGACATATATCTCCCCCCTAGATCTGAGGTCAGCAGCTATTCTGTATGCGTGAATGCTCGTGGATGATAGGTCAGCGCCCCAGATGACGAGGAGCTTCGCTCTCTCCATGTCCTCAGGGAATGCTCCATACTTAGATCCGAAGTGAAGTTCTAATGCGAGCTCACCGGCCTCATCGCAGAGAGTATGCTTGACTAGAGTGGCCTTTATAGCGTTGAAGAGCCTAAGAGGGTAATGATAGTTTATTAAGCCCGTTGTACCAGAGTAATTGTAAACTAAGACCTCCTCCGGGCCGTAATTCTCGATAACGTACTTCAGCCTATCTGAGATCATGCTTAGGGCCTCTTCCCAGCTTATCCTCTCGAAACCATCTCCCACCCTCAAGTGAGGATAGAGCACTCTCCTCTCCCTGTAATACCTCATGAAGTTCTTGGCCTTCTTACAAGCGAAGCCCCGGGTCACAGGATGTCCTGGATCCCCTCTTAGCTCATTCCCCTCTATTATGAGAGAGCAGGCACCAGGGCAATCCCTCTGGCATATCGGCATGCTCCTCTGAAATCCGAGCCGACTCGCAAATTAAAATTTATATAACGCCGTTAACTTTATTAAGAGCTACTTCGCAGTGGGATATGCCGATCAGAGTTAAGATAGATAGGTCCCTCTGTATAGGTTGCGGTGTCGCCCCCACCCTCTGCTCGGAGGTCTTCGTCCTTGAGGACGGGAAGAACAGGATAGTCCCGGAGTTCTCCTCGGAGACTAACGATGAGATCTCGATCGGGGAGGTGAATGATAAGCTTAAAGAATGCGTCGAGACAGCTGCTAAATCATGTCCAGTTGAAGCCATAAGCTTCGAAATCTTTTGATATCATTCCCTCAAAATCTTCTCAATTTCTTTCTGGAATCTCCTGAGGGCGCTCATCTTATCCTCCATGAATATTAGGTCGCTCAAGCCCTCGAGTATTATGCCGTGAGCGAACGGCGTGGGTACATCGAGCTTCCCCACATCCAAAACCCTTATCTCACCACTCTTTATTCCCTCTAAGACTTCTTGAGCCCCTCTAATATCCATATAATCCTCCATTATCTCCCTATAAGCTTCCTTAAGTAGGGGAAATTCGTCTATCTCGCTAACTACCTTCAGTAGGTTCTGCGCACTTATCTGCTGCTTATTAACGCTTATATCATACCCCTTATAATTCCTCAGGATCATCAGACCCCTCGCAGCTACGTGCCTGAACCTCCTCCTCAGGAGCTCGGTCTTCTCAACTGCCCTCTTTAGGAGCTCCCTCAGATCGTATTCAGTGAGCTCATCTATCCTAGCGACGGGCTCAACTCCCCTAGGGTATATGACTGAGAAACCCGTATCCATGACGGAGATACCGAGGTTCCTCCTCAGCCTGCTTCCAGCTAGGTAAGCTAGAGCCCTCGAGAGGGCGTCATTCACCCTCCTGCCGAAGAGAGAGTGAGTCACTTGGTGAGTCCTACCGGCGTCATCAACATAGCTCTCAATCATTATGACCCTGTTGGACGGCATCTCCTCCACTCTCAATCCCAGCGATTTCAAGTAAAGGTACTGTTGCTTCAAATATGTGTATATAGCTCTAGCGGCATTCTCGTTAGCGTTGGACATCTCCATTATCATCCTCACCAACTCCTCATCCTCTTCCCTATCCAGCATCCTGAAAGAGAGCTCCCTGAACTTCCCTATCTCGATAGCCAGCTCATAGCTGAGGGGGAGCATCTCCGAGAACCAAGACGGTACTGTCGGCTTCTGATCGTATGCGGGCCTCACTTTCACTTTCAGCCCCCTAGCTGAGACGAACTCATATACCCTTCCTCCCAGGACGAACCTGTCGCCGGGCAGGAGCCTCTCCAGGAACTCCTCCTCCAAGCTTCCGACTAGCTTCCCATCGGTCGTGTATACTTTTGCGTCGACTTCATCCGGTATAGTGCCGACGTTAGCTGCGTATATGGCCCTTATGTACTTCCCCCTCCTCCCGAACTTCCCCTCACTGGCATCGTACCATATCTTCCCGTAGACCTTCCTGCTCTCCAGCTGGACGTAATCCCCGGCTAAGTACTTAAGTACGGACTCGAACTCCTCCCAGCTCAGATCCCTGAATGGATAGGCTGATCTGACTAAGTCGAAAGCCTCCCTGACGTCCCACTTCCTCTCCACGGCCATCCCCACTATGTGTTGAGCGAGCACATCCAGGGGCTTCATCGGTATGTGGACTTTATCGAGCCTCCCTCTCATAGCCTCCCTCAGCATGACAGCTACCTCAACGGCATCGTCCCTATCTACGACTATGAACCTCCCCTTAGAGACCTCATGCAGCTTATGGCCCGCCCTACCTACCCTCTGCAGGGCCCTAGTCACAGATTTCGGGCTCCCTATCTGCACGACCAGATCTATGTAGCCTATATCTATGCCTAACTCCAGGCTGGTCGAACTGACTATAGCTCTCAACTCCCCTCTCTTGAGCCTCTCCTCCACATCCCCCCTCACCTGCCTGGATAGGGAGCTGTGGTGAGCAGCTATAGCTTCGTCTATCTCGATAGGCTCCATGATCTTCTTGAGATGGAAGACCACCCTCTCAGTCCCGCTCCTCGTATTCGTAAAGATCAGGGTCGTTCTATGCATCCTAACGAGCTCAGAAATTAGTTCATACATCTTAGATGATACTAAATCGCTGGGAGTATTGACTAGATCATCGACTGGAGAGAGGAGAGCCAGATCGAGGGCTTTAGCCCAATTAGTCTCAACTATAACGCAATCCCTGGGTCTGCCGTTCTCATATCCGACTAGGAATCGTGCTACTTCCTCCAATGGGTTTATCGTCGCCGATAGACCTATCCTAACGAAATCCCTTCCAGTCAGATATCTGAGCCTCTCTAAGGACAGTGAGAGGTGGCTCCCCCTCTTGTTCTCAACTAAACTATGTATCTCATCTACTATGACCCACCTCACGCTCTTCAGCTTCTCCCTGAACTTAGGAGCCGTTAATATTATTGAGAGGGTCTCCGGAGTAGTTATGAGTATATGAGGTGGCTTCCTCAACTGCTTGGATTTCTCGGAGGGTGTAGTATCCCCGGTCCTGACGGAATGCCTTATCTCAGGGATTCCCGGGTTCCTCTCCCTTATCTCCCTCAGAGGGACCTCCAGGTTCCTGTAGATGTCATTGTTCAGTGCCCTCAATGGGGAGACGTAGATCGCGTAAACTGAGTCATCGAGCTCCCCAGTCTCCCCCATCCTTATGATCTCGCTTATTATCGAGAGAAATGCTGTTAAAGTTTTACCAGTGCCCGTGGGGCTTGAGATGAGCACGTTTTTACCCTCGCTTATCGGTACTATCGCTAACCTCTGGGGAGGGCTGAGGGATGGGAAGTTTGAATCGAACCACTCAGCTACAGCTGGATGAAGCACTTCAAGTACCTCTTCCTTGCTATATTCCTTAACTGCTCTCGCGAACATTTCTTCCCCTCTCCGAGGTGCATCCACTCATCATAAAACCTTCGGGGCCCCGATAGACCCCCTAACCCAGTATATATTGACGCTTTAGGTCATTAGGTTAAATTTTTTAAGGATATATCATATTAGAATTTTATTTTTTGGCTATTTTTAGTCCTAAATTCTTTATTGGATGACCTCTCTATGGGCAGGTGACTCGACTGAGGCTCGAGGTCGTGGATCCAGATATATGCGTAGGCTGTATGTCATGTATGTTCGCTTGCTCCAGGAGATTCGGGGATGCTGGCTTGAATTACTCAGCTATACAAGTGAGGAGCGTTGGAGGTGTCGAGAGGGGCTTCACGGTCATCGTGTGTAGGGCTTGCAGCGATCCATCGTGCATGAAGGTCTGTCCCACCTCGGCCCTGAGGTCGAGGGAGGGGGGAGGAGTCATATTGGATTCTAGGCTATGCATAGGCTGTGGGTACTGCGTTAAAGCCTGCCCATTCGGAGCTATCTTCTGGGATTGCGTCAATGACAAGCCAGTGATATGCACTCATTGTGGCCTATGCGTCGACTTCTGCCCTTACGGTGTGATAAAGCTAGGTGGTTGAAATGCTGGAGGACGTCCTCTACGTGGACCTGACGAATATGAAGCATTACGTGAGGAGGAGGGAGGACCTATTCTCTGAGTACTTGGGCGGTACTGGTGTAGCTGTCCAGCTATTGAAGGAGGAGATAGACCCCAAGGTCGATCCCTTATCCCCTGAGAACGTTATAGTGATGGCTATAGGAGTTCTCACAGGGATTTATCCGGCTGCATCTAAGCTAGTGGCGATGTTCAAATCCCCCCTCACCGGGAACTTAGGTGAATCCCATGCAGGGGGTAGGGCTGCTATTTCATTGAGGATGTCTGGCTTCGGGGCCATCGTGATCAAGGGGGCTAGCAGGACCCCGATCTACCTATCTATACATGATGGAAGGGTCGAGTTTAAGGATGCGAGCTCCCTCTGGGGAGTCAGGAGCTCCCTGACGATAGGGAAGGTCTTGAGGGAGAGGGAGCCCTGGCCCGGTCTTAGGAGCATAATGAGGATAGGTAGGGCCGGGGAGAGGATGGTGAGGTACGCCTCAGTTATACTGGAGACCTACAGGCATTTCGGTAGGTTGGGGCTCGGCGCTGTCTTGGGATCGAAGAAGCTGAAAGCTGTAGTCCTGGGAGGTAGGAGTAGCGTTGAAGTCAAGGATATGAGGGGCTACAGAGCTGTATACAGGGAGATATTCGAGGAGTGCTTGAGAAGTGAAGCTACTAGGAAGTATCATGATCTGGGGACGGCTGAGAACGTCCTACCACTGAATGAGATAGGGGGCCTCCCGACTAGGAACCTATCCTCAGCTAGGTTCGAGGGAGCTGAGGACATAAGTGGTGAGAGCTTCGCTGAGAGGTCTCTAGCTAGGAGAGTAGCCTGCGCTCACTGCCCAATAGCTTGTATACATATAGCTTTCATAAGAGAGAGGCATCCAAAAGAAAAATATTTTTATACTATGAGGTATGTAGGATACGATTATGAGCCTATATACGCGCTCGGGAGTATGTTGGGAGTGAGCGATATGGACGGCCTCCTGAGGTTGATAGAGGAGACGGATATCCTCGGCTTAGATGCGATAAGCTCCGGAGTCGCATTAGCTTGGGCTACTGAGGCTTTCAAGAGGGGGATCGTAGGGAGGGAGGAGACCATCGTGGAGCCTGACTGGGGGAATTGGGAGGCTTATTTGAAGATGCTTGAGTTCATAGTTGAGCAACCTAATGAGTTCTATGAGAGTTTAGCGAGAGGTACTGAGGAAGCCGCTAAGAGGTACGGTGGGTTGGAATTCTCCCTCACTTTCGGCGGTAATGAGATGCCGGGTTATCACACTGGCCCGGGAGCGCATATAGGCTACTTAATAGGCCTGAGGCACAGCCATCTGGATAACGCTGGCTACTCGCTGGATCAGAGGTACTTAGGGAAGAACTATCCAGATCCTGAGAGGCTAGTAGATGAGCTAGTTGAAGAGGAGTCTTGGAGGCAGGTGCTCACATCACTCGTCCTCTGCCTCTTCGTCAGAGGGATATATAAGCCTGAAGTCGTGTTGAGGGCTCTGAAGCCCCTGGGAATCGAGATGGATGAGAATGAGCTTAAGGAACTTGGGAGGAGGATTTACAGGGAGAAATTGGAGCTCAAGAAGATGATGGGTTTCGATCCCAGCGAATTGAGGATCCCTAGGAGGATATTCGAGGTAGAATCTCCTCACGGCCTGCTGAGTGAGGAATACATGAGGGAAGCCCTGGAGAAATGGTCCAGGGCTCACTCCTAGATTATCTCGAAGCTCCCATCGGGCCTGTGGAGGAATAGCAATGAATTTGGGGCTATCTTCCTCACCTCGAGCAGTGTCTCTAGATCATCATCATGATACTCAACTATCTCGCAACTCAGACCCTTGAGGAGGGATGGCTTCAGCTCCCTATCCCTCTGGAAGTTGCCATCCGGCCTCATTATGAGCTCATCGTATGGTATGCCTGCTTGCATCAATTGAAGCTCCGTATCCCTCCTGAGGCTCTCGTACCTCCCAGTTATCAGCACTACCCTGAGCCCCCTGCTCTTAGCATCTAATATCATCTCTATACTCCTGTTTATGGGAATATCGAGGCTGAATAACTCGGGATCGAGGAACCTCATCCAGAACTGCCTCTGCAACTCGAAGGGCAGCTCCCTCGGGGAGCTGACGTTGAAACCTGAAATAGCTAGATGGAACCTCCTCC
The sequence above is drawn from the Candidatus Korarchaeum cryptofilum OPF8 genome and encodes:
- a CDS encoding molybdopterin-dependent oxidoreductase, producing MPICQRDCPGACSLIIEGNELRGDPGHPVTRGFACKKAKNFMRYYRERRVLYPHLRVGDGFERISWEEALSMISDRLKYVIENYGPEEVLVYNYSGTTGLINYHYPLRLFNAIKATLVKHTLCDEAGELALELHFGSKYGAFPEDMERAKLLVIWGADLSSTSIHAYRIAADLRSRGEIYVVDPRVTKASMLGKHLRPKPGTDTLLAAGVSWYIINEFGVDSGFIEKYTEGFDHYASLISKYNPDLVERLTSVSKKEIRDLAESYSELKPSVTYIGKGVQKTKYGAEAVRLISLIPALVGVHRGFFYSNSWRDFDIDYLEASHLGSGRKVNMLDVPRLLADGKFKFIYIYNSNPAATLPNAALFRKGMMRKDLFKVVHEVVWSETAKLADIVLPATSMLEQDDFVASWWHQYFGYSRKVMEPMGESKPNWWVTNELAERMGLEWLKEDPMDAIRRALSKSRMIKNFEEILNKPYVKLEYPPKDLYQTPSGKIEFYSKIAEELGYSPLPVVAWEEADDDYPFRLITSAVPGNTSSQDLIGLSQDFIHMNALDCEKMEINDEDRVILESKYGRVTGIVKIDNSVPEGVIWTRRSAIMLDGFINDLITDEKQQINGGNCLNSTRVRVSKVR
- a CDS encoding ferredoxin, which gives rise to MPIRVKIDRSLCIGCGVAPTLCSEVFVLEDGKNRIVPEFSSETNDEISIGEVNDKLKECVETAAKSCPVEAISFEIF
- a CDS encoding ATP-dependent helicase, with protein sequence MFARAVKEYSKEEVLEVLHPAVAEWFDSNFPSLSPPQRLAIVPISEGKNVLISSPTGTGKTLTAFLSIISEIIRMGETGELDDSVYAIYVSPLRALNNDIYRNLEVPLREIRERNPGIPEIRHSVRTGDTTPSEKSKQLRKPPHILITTPETLSIILTAPKFREKLKSVRWVIVDEIHSLVENKRGSHLSLSLERLRYLTGRDFVRIGLSATINPLEEVARFLVGYENGRPRDCVIVETNWAKALDLALLSPVDDLVNTPSDLVSSKMYELISELVRMHRTTLIFTNTRSGTERVVFHLKKIMEPIEIDEAIAAHHSSLSRQVRGDVEERLKRGELRAIVSSTSLELGIDIGYIDLVVQIGSPKSVTRALQRVGRAGHKLHEVSKGRFIVVDRDDAVEVAVMLREAMRGRLDKVHIPMKPLDVLAQHIVGMAVERKWDVREAFDLVRSAYPFRDLSWEEFESVLKYLAGDYVQLESRKVYGKIWYDASEGKFGRRGKYIRAIYAANVGTIPDEVDAKVYTTDGKLVGSLEEEFLERLLPGDRFVLGGRVYEFVSARGLKVKVRPAYDQKPTVPSWFSEMLPLSYELAIEIGKFRELSFRMLDREEDEELVRMIMEMSNANENAARAIYTYLKQQYLYLKSLGLRVEEMPSNRVIMIESYVDDAGRTHQVTHSLFGRRVNDALSRALAYLAGSRLRRNLGISVMDTGFSVIYPRGVEPVARIDELTEYDLRELLKRAVEKTELLRRRFRHVAARGLMILRNYKGYDISVNKQQISAQNLLKVVSEIDEFPLLKEAYREIMEDYMDIRGAQEVLEGIKSGEIRVLDVGKLDVPTPFAHGIILEGLSDLIFMEDKMSALRRFQKEIEKILRE
- a CDS encoding 4Fe-4S binding protein — protein: MTRLRLEVVDPDICVGCMSCMFACSRRFGDAGLNYSAIQVRSVGGVERGFTVIVCRACSDPSCMKVCPTSALRSREGGGVILDSRLCIGCGYCVKACPFGAIFWDCVNDKPVICTHCGLCVDFCPYGVIKLGG
- a CDS encoding aldehyde ferredoxin oxidoreductase family protein, which encodes MLEDVLYVDLTNMKHYVRRREDLFSEYLGGTGVAVQLLKEEIDPKVDPLSPENVIVMAIGVLTGIYPAASKLVAMFKSPLTGNLGESHAGGRAAISLRMSGFGAIVIKGASRTPIYLSIHDGRVEFKDASSLWGVRSSLTIGKVLREREPWPGLRSIMRIGRAGERMVRYASVILETYRHFGRLGLGAVLGSKKLKAVVLGGRSSVEVKDMRGYRAVYREIFEECLRSEATRKYHDLGTAENVLPLNEIGGLPTRNLSSARFEGAEDISGESFAERSLARRVACAHCPIACIHIAFIRERHPKEKYFYTMRYVGYDYEPIYALGSMLGVSDMDGLLRLIEETDILGLDAISSGVALAWATEAFKRGIVGREETIVEPDWGNWEAYLKMLEFIVEQPNEFYESLARGTEEAAKRYGGLEFSLTFGGNEMPGYHTGPGAHIGYLIGLRHSHLDNAGYSLDQRYLGKNYPDPERLVDELVEEESWRQVLTSLVLCLFVRGIYKPEVVLRALKPLGIEMDENELKELGRRIYREKLELKKMMGFDPSELRIPRRIFEVESPHGLLSEEYMREALEKWSRAHS
- a CDS encoding HAD family acid phosphatase encodes the protein MMKCAVFDIDNTLFDVRRRFHLAISGFNVSSPRELPFELQRQFWMRFLDPELFSLDIPINRSIEMILDAKSRGLRVVLITGRYESLRRDTELQLMQAGIPYDELIMRPDGNFQRDRELKPSLLKGLSCEIVEYHDDDLETLLEVRKIAPNSLLFLHRPDGSFEII